The DNA segment CTTTATTAAATCCCAAAGCACTGGGCCCTTTTATTCTTTGAGTCCAATCAAAAAATCCCTCTCTAAAGGTTTGAGATGCCATTCCGTGTATTTTTAGAGCGAGATAGCTGGTGGTCCGGGTGACATTTGTCTCCTAATTTTCGCTATCCTGCATCAGAAGTAATTGTCTATACTGTCATCTGATGGTTATTCACTCTTCTTGTCGGCCTGTGATCCCGTCACGTCCAAAATTCCCgtcattcccttctctgggctctgCTGGAACCAGCCTCCCACGTCACGGCCCCTTctagagagaaaggagggcagTGTTGGGGGTTTGCAGGGGTTCTAGTCAGATTAGGACATTTTCAATAAGGCCTTCCTATATGCCAAATATtgtgctaagtgccggagtggctacaagataatcaaatcaggcaGAGGCCCCGTTCCATACGGGTCTCATAGTGTAAGAcatatgttacagatgaggaaattgaggcccgggGTAgtggctggggttagaacccaggcctcttgtctcctagccccatgttcttttcccTAGCCCCCGCTGCCTCACTCCATTGATTGCCAAAAAGGGTGGCGGCCCCTCCGCTgcactctctcccatcccactgaGCGGGCCGCctgccccggatctcccccagcctttcccatccTGGCCTACTCCCTGGTGAGTCAGCCCCGACGTTCCGTTCCCGCATGTTGGAGTGTGATCCGTCGTAGCGGGAGTTTGGAGGGGTGCCCAGATCGGAAACAGTGCTGAGCCCACAGTCGAGGCTTCCTGATCTCAGGAAAGGATGTCTGGAATTGCTCCCTCTTTTACCATCAGTTGTGAAAACAGTAGGCCTGGCATAAACTTAAAGGAAGAGCGAACCTGGAACCGTGCTTTGATCCGTTTAGCAGGACCATCAAAACCAGCAGAAGCCCAAGGTTTGAAAGGAACCAAGTCAACCATCCCAGTTGTTCAGAGGTAAGGGCAGCAAGAGAGAATTTCTGAAATAATTGAATGAGTCTGTGGATGCCCACCACCAGCTTCTCTTTAATCCATCATTTAGGCCCTATCTGTCTCCTAGAGTTCGTGTGGAGAGCCTAACATTTTACAAAGTCTCCTTTTTCGTGTCATGTCAAGCGTTTGTCCTCTGAGACTAATAaaggtgtgtgtttttttttatccccattggaTCGGTTGTGAAATACTGCTCTTTTAATTGCCCATTGGACTAAATTCGCTCCATCACAGAGGGAGCTATCAGTCTTACAGTCTTAGCTCTTATCCCACACGTGGAGACGAGTGAGATTAAGACAAAGCTGTATGACGGACACTCTAACATTGTGAACGCATAAACCTAGCTAGCCGACCCCTTCAGAACCCACCCCTATTCTCCAGCCTGCCTCTCCCAAACCTCCTCTGATCTATATCCCCGTGCTTTCACCCATCGAGAACGGTGATGATTCTTGAGGGAATTACGGGCACCATCATCACACGTTTCTGGAAGATAACATTTGATTGGCTGAGGAAGAAGTCCCTGTCTAAGCAACCAGTCGGGGAGAGACCATCGTAATCTAATCAGTTGAGCTGACGGATGGACGGTTATGATGCGTCTTACTTAGCCGCCAATCagaaaggaggacagaggatgCTGCCCCTCATCAGAGTTCTATAAATGCAGAGGATTCCTCATCCAGGCTGTGATTCGCCACCGTGAAATGTAACCTCTTGGATGGATCCTATGATGGCTCGAGTCACCAGATCCTCAGGAAATCGCAAGAAATCGAGGtcccaaaaccccccaaaacggAGCTATAATCACTGCCCGAAGGGGAGTTACTTCCTTTACATAAACAAGATTCTGAAGCTCGTCCACCCTGAGaagaccatctcctccaagaccctgGAAGTCGTGAACACATTCATAAATGATATCTTCGAGCGACTTGCTGCTAAGGCATCCCGGCTTGTGCACAAAAAAAGGCATTTAACTCTCCAAATCTGGGCGATCCAGGAGGCCGTGGACTTGCTCCTGCCTGGGGAGCTAGCCAAATATGCCACAGCTCATGGCAACAAGGCAATTGAAAGATACAAGGCCTCCAAAAAGATGCAGCCCAGTTCTCCAGAGGCGAGCTGAACGGGAATTCCTCTTTTTTCAGCGCAGTCTGGCACTCCAACACCAAAAAACCTGAAAACCCTCTTCTTTGTCAGCTTTCACTGCCTCAATGCCCTCAAGCCCTTTCGTGGTTCCCTCAGGGGTAtctctgtcgaccatccccttcccttttcGGCCACAGATCTGACCAAAGGGCAGGTCCTCA comes from the Ornithorhynchus anatinus isolate Pmale09 chromosome 1, mOrnAna1.pri.v4, whole genome shotgun sequence genome and includes:
- the LOC100082161 gene encoding histone H2B-like, whose product is MDPMMARVTRSSGNRKKSRSQNPPKRSYNHCPKGSYFLYINKILKLVHPEKTISSKTLEVVNTFINDIFERLAAKASRLVHKKRHLTLQIWAIQEAVDLLLPGELAKYATAHGNKAIERYKASKKMQPSSPEAS